The Quercus robur chromosome 7, dhQueRobu3.1, whole genome shotgun sequence genome has a segment encoding these proteins:
- the LOC126693757 gene encoding putative disease resistance protein RGA1 → MAEIGYGIAVKVLELLGSVIYEELSSAWGVRSDLTKLERTVKAIKAVLLDAEEKQASDHRLSIWLGELKDVLQDAENVLDEFQYRILQKEVMKRHWSTSKKVSNLFSSSNPVAVRFEMAHKIKNIRKRVDEIAAEKDKFNLAQGLVDRKLNMQEMRDMTHSFVDPRNVIGREDAKKNIIHLLTDLNENSSRNVDVIPIVGIGGLGKTAIAKLVYSDEQVVGHFQLRMWVCASDDFNVTRLIKEILKSAIHKIDENFGVDGLQISFRELLRDKKFIDNLGVDELQFRLRELLKDNKFLLVLDDVWNEDRNKWMELEDLLLGGCNGSKIIVTTRNNSVATIMGTARTYHLDGLSQEDCLSLFVKLAFKEGEEKQYPNLLEIGNDIVKKCKGVPLAVRTLASLLYSKIDEREWKSVRDNEIWHLKQNEGDILPALRLSYNQLPFHLKQCFAYCSLFPKDYEIYSCHLIQFWMAHGLLQSPDNENQDLEDIGDLYIKELMSRSLFQDVYEDVWFSYCFKMHDLVHDLAISIAKGECSVVTKTSTLAAEVCPLSILESGQEVTTQLERLNKVQTIIFKTQRPMSTLKACISRFKYLRVLDLSKSSFEVLPNSIGSLKHLRYLDLSENSIIKQLPDSICKLHSLQTLLLGDCSNLERLPKGIRDIISLRFLAVTTKDTCLLEKAVDCLDSLRFLGILECENLKCLFEGMEGRLTNLRTLLVFECPRLTSLSLSIKHLTALENLVIGDCKELSLIEMEGEDNQDLKLSLQKLVIKGLPKLEVLPQWLQGSANTLQQLLIGECENLKALPEWLPRLKSLHTLRIVECPKLSSLPEGMEALTALRQLEITDCPDLSRKCREEDSHKIAHVPQIELDEDS, encoded by the coding sequence ATGGCTGAAATTGGCTACGGCATCGCAGTGAAGGTCCTGGAGCTGCTCGGATCGGTTATTTACGAAGAGCTCAGTTCAGCATGGGGCGTCCGAAGTGATCTGACAAAGCTTGAGCGCACTGTCAAAGCCATCAAAGCCGTACTCTTGGATGCTGAGGAGAAGCAAGCCAGTGACCATAGGCTGAGTATTTGGCTAGGGGAGCTCAAAGACGTCCTTCAAGATGCTGAGAATGTGCTGGATGAATTTCAATACCGAATTCTGCAGAAGGAAGTTATGAAGAGACACTGGAGCACTAGCAAAAAGGTGAGTAACTTATTTTCAAGTTCTAATCCAGTTGCAGTCCGTTTTGAAATGgcacataaaatcaaaaatattAGGAAGAGGGTAGATGAAATTGCAGCTGAGAAAGATAAATTCAATCTTGCTCAAGGACTTGTAGATAGGAAGTTAAATATGCAGGAAATGAGGGACATGACCCACTCCTTTGTTGATCCTCGGAATGTCATCGGTAGGGAAgatgctaaaaaaaatataatacatctTTTGACGGACCTAAATGAAAATTCCAGCAGAAATGTGGATGTAATTCCTATCGTTGGGATTGGAGGTTTGGGGAAGACTGCAATTGCCAAGTTGGTGTATAGCGATGAACAGGTAGTTGGTCATTTTCAATTGAGAATGTGGGTGTGTGCGTCTGATGATTTCAATGTTACAAGGTTGATAAAAGAAATCCTTAAATCTGCAATTCATAAGATTGATGAGAATTTTGGTGTGGATGGGTTGCAAATTAGCTTTAGAGAACTTTTGAGAGATAAGAAATTTATAGATAATTTGGGTGTGGATGAGTTGCAATTTAGATTAAGAGAACTTTTAAAAGATAACAAATTTCTACTTGTCTTGGATGACGTTTGGAATGAGGATCGTAATAAATGGATGGAATTGGAAGATTTGTTACTTGGTGGTTGCAATGGAAGTAAAATCATAGTGACAACACGAAATAACTCGGTTGCTACTATTATGGGTACTGCTCGTACATACCATTTAGATGGCCTCTCCCAAGAAGATTGTTTGTCTTTGTTTGTGAAATTGGCATTTaaggaaggagaagaaaaacaGTATCCAAACCTCTTAGAAATTGGAAATGACATTGTTAAAAAATGTAAAGGGGTTCCATTGGCAGTGAGGACTTTAGCCAGCCTACTTTATTCAAAAATTGATGAAAGGGAGTGGAAATCTGTTAGAGATAATGAGATATGGCATTTAAAACAGAATGAGGGTGACATCTTACCTGCATTGAGGTTGAGTTACAACCAATTGCCATTTCACTTGAAGCAATGCTTTGCCTATTGCTCTCTTTTCCCAAAGGATTATGAAATCTATAGTTGTCATTTGATTCAATTTTGGATGGCACATGGACTTCTTCAATCACCTGACAATGAAAATCAAGATTTGGAAGATATTGGTGACTTGTATATCAAGGAGTTAATGTCAAGATCTTTGTTTCAAGATGTATATGAAGATGTTTGGTTCTCTTATTGCTTTAAAATGCATGATCTTGTCCATGATCTTGCAATCTCAATTGCCAAAGGTGAGTGTTCGGTAGTGACCAAGACGTCCACCCTTGCTGCAGAAGTTTGTCCTCTGTCAATTTTGGAGAGTGGGCAAGAAGTTACAACACAATTAGAGAGGTTGAACAAAGTTCAGACtatcattttcaaaacacagCGACCCATGTCCACACTTAAAGCATGTATCTCAAGATTTAAGTACTTGCGGGTGCTTGATTTGAGCAAATCATCCTTTGAGGTGTTGCCAAATTCTATCGGAAGTTTGAAACATTTGAGATATCTCGACCTATCAGAGAATAGCATAATCAAGCAACTTCCAGATTCCATTTGCAAGCTGCACAGTTTGCAAACTTTACTGCTTGGTGATTGCAGCAATCTTGAACGGTTGCCCAAAGGTATAAGGGACATAATCAGCCTCAGGTTTTTGGCTGTTACAACAAAGGATACCTGCTTGTTGGAGAAGGCAGTGGATTGCTTGGATTCTCTTCGATTTTTGGGGATATTGGAATGTGAGAATCTAAAATGTCTGTTTGAAGGGATGGAGGGGCGCCTCACCAATCTTCGAACATTGCTTGTTTTCGAATGTCCAAGGTTGACTTCTTTATCACTCAGTATCAAACACCTAACTGCCCTAGAGAACCTGGTAATTGGGGATTGTAAAGAGCTTAGTTTGATAGAGATGGAGGGAGAAGACAATCAAGATCTCAAGTTAAGCCTTCAGAAATTGGTGATTAAAGGTTTACCAAAGTTGGAGGTTTTGCCCCAATGGCTCCAAGGATCTGCAAACACTTTACAGCAGCTATTGATTGGAGAATGTGAAAATTTGAAGGCTTTGCCGGAGTGGCTGCCACGTCTGAAATCACTTCACACACTTCGGATTGTCGAATGCCCTAAGTTGTCATCTCTCCCGGAGGGGATGGAAGCTCTCACTGCACTAAGACAATTGGAGATCACAGATTGTCCTGATTTGAGTAGAAAATGCAGAGAAGAAGATTCGCACAAGATTGCTCATGTACCACAGATTGAACTCGACGAGGATAGTTGA